The genomic DNA CGGATGCCGCGCATGGGAAGGTCGTGCTCATCCTGGATCTCCCCGACGATCTCCTCGAGGATGTCCTCCAGCGTGACCAGACCCACCACGTCTCCGTATTCGTCCACCACCAAGCCCATGTGCTGGCGGCGGCGCTGGAACTGGATGAGCTGCTCCTGCAGGGGGGTGGTGTCGGGAATGAAGTAGGGCTCGCGCACCAGGGCGGAAATGGTTTCCCGCGAGGGCTCGCCGGTTTCCATGTCCTCCAGCTTCAGCAGGTCCTTACCGTGAATGACCCCCACGATATGGTCCGGATCCCGGCGGTAGACGGGGAACCGGGTGTGTGGAGAGGCGCGGAATTGGGCCAGGATGTCCCCCCAGTCCGCATCGATGTTGATGATGGTCATCTCGGTGCGGGGGACCATGACGTCCGCCACCGTCACCCGCGACAGCTCGAATATGTTGAGCAGCATCCGCTGGCGGCGCGCGGGTAGCAGGGCGCTTTCCTCGACGATGACCGTGCGCAGCTCCTCCTCGCTGAGGCTGGTCCGAACCGGCCCCTGGGTGAGCCGGAGAGCTCGCAGGAGTGTGTTGGCTATGGCGTTGATGGCCACCACCAGGGGATAGAGCACCAGCAGAAGGGGTCGAAGAACCGGAGCGGCCACAAAAGCCAGGCGCTCCGGATAGGTGGCGGCCATGGTCTTGGGAGCGAGCTCGGAGAAGATCAGGACCACCACCGTGAGAATGATGGTGGAGAGGAAGAGCCCGGCCTCCCCCATTAGCCGCAGGGCGATGATGGAAGAGACACTCGCCGCGGCGATGTTGACGAAGTTGTTGCCCAGCAGAATCACGCCGATCAGGCGATCCGGACGCTCCAGCAGCTTGGAGGCGATACGGGCGCCCCGGTGCCCCTGATCCGCCCGATGGCGGAGGCGGTACTTGTTCAGGGCCATCATGGCCGTCTCGGAGCCCGAGAAAAATCCGGACAGGGCCAGCAGGATGCCCAGCAGTACGAAAAGGGTGCCCAGAGAGGTGTTCATGGACGGAGGGCGGCCTGTTTAGGCCCTGAGCTCGAGAATGAAGCGGACGCCGAAATAGGCGAGGATGAGCAGTCCGTAGCCGGAGAGGGTCCAGCGGACCGCCGTGCGGCCCCGCCATCCGTAGTGGTTGTGGCCCCAGAGGAGCAGTCCGAAGACCGCCCAGGCGATCAGGCTGAGCACGGTCTTGTGGTCGAAGGTGAAGGGCTGTCCGAAGATCTGCTCGGAGAAGACCGCGCCGCTCAAGACCACCAGGGTCAGCAGGCCGAAGCCGATGCGCAGCAGGTGGAAGAGCAGCCGCTCCATGGGCTGCATGGGGGGCAGTATGCGGCTCATGAGCCCCATGCGCTTGCGACGCAGGTGGCCCTCCTGGCAGCCGAGCAGCCCCGCCTGGACGGCGGCCATGGTTAGGGTGCCGTAGGCGAGCAGGGAGAGCACCAGGTGGCCGAGCAGCGCCGGCTGGTCCACCTCGATGCGAAGGGCGGTCCCGGTGGGCGCGAAGGCCTCCACCAGCAGCACGACGGCGGCCAGGGGAAACAGGATCAGGCCCAGGAGCTCCACCTTCAGAAACAGGATGGCCAGCAGGAACTGGAGCACCACCAGCCAGGTGAACAGGGACAGGGCATAGCTCAGATCCAGGTTCAGATGGTCGCCCGCCAGAACCTCCGCGGCAACGCCCACGGAATGGAGGACCAGGGCGCTACCGCCCAGCCAGAGGGCGGGTGCCAGGGAATGCTCGCCCCGTCTCCGGATGGTCGTCCACTCCTGCGCGGCCGCGCCGCCATACAGAAGCGCCGAAAGGATCTGCAGCCAGAAGATGACCGCTGTGCTCATGGGATTCGGTTACGCGATTTGGCCGGTGGCCGGTTCAGGGCGGCTTTGCCCGCAACCGGATCATTGGTTCCTGGATAGATCCACCGTAAAATACGACGGTTTACGCATGAACTCAAATACGGAAAACGGCCAAGACCATGTTTGAAAATCTTTCCGACCGGCTACAGGGCGTATTCAAGGACCTCAAGGGCCAGGGCAAGCTCACGGAGAATAATATCTCCGACGCCCTTCGGCAGGTGCGCATCGCCCTCCTGGAGGCGGATGTCTCATTGCCGGTGGCGAAGGCCTTCATCGATCGGGTCAGGGAGCGCGCGGTCGGTCAGGAGGTGCTCAACAGCCTCACGCCCGGACAGGCCGTGGTGGGTGTTGTCAAGGAGGAGCTGGAGCATCTGCTCGGCGACGAGAACGACAGCCTGAACCTCGCGGTTCGACCGCCGGCCGTTGTCCTCATGGCGGGACTGCAGGGCTCGGGCAAGACCACCACCGTGGCCAAGCTGGCCCGTTTCCTGCGCGAGCGGGAGAAGAAGAGCGTGGTCGTGACCAGCGCCGACATCTACCGGCCGGCCGCCATCGACCAGCTGGAAACCCTCTCCGGTGAGGTGGGGGCCGCCTTCGTTCCCAGCCAGAGTACCGAGGATCCGAAGGTCATCGCCGAGCGGGCTTTGGAAGAGGCGCGTATCCGCAGCGCCGACGTCGTGATCGTGGATACGGCGGGCCGGCTCCATATCGATGAGGACCTCATGGAGGAGATCCAGGGCCTGCAGCAGACCCTGGAGCCCGCCGAGACCCTTCTCGTGGCCGATGCCATGACCGGTCAGGACGCCGTGCAGACCGCCGAGGCCTTCAATGACGCCCTGGACCTTACCGGTGTGGTGCTGACCAAGACCGACGGCGACGCCCGCGGCGGCGCGGCGCTGTCCATCCGACACGTTACGGGCAAGCCCATCAAGTTCCTGGGTGTGGGCGAGAAGACCGAGGCCCTGGAGCCGTTTCACCCGGACCGTCTGGCCTCCCGGATCCTCGGCATGGGCGACGTGCTTTCCCTGGTGGAGGAAGCGCAGCGGACGGCCGACCAGGACCAGGCGGAAAAGCTCGAGAAGCAGCTGAAATCGGGCAAGGGCATGAGCCTCGCCGACTTCCAGGATCAGCTCCAGCAGATCAAGCGCATGGGTGGTCTGGGCAGCATCCTGGACAAGCTGCCCGGCGGAGAGAAGCTGGCCGGGGGCATGGCCGGGTTCGACGAGAGCCAGATCACCCGCATGGACGCCATCATCAATTCCATGACCCCCTGGGAGCGCCGCCATTCCGACGCCATCAAGGCGAGCCGGAAGCGCCGCATCGCCAGCGGGAGCGGCACCTCCGTACAGGAGGTGAACCGCCTGCTCAAGCAGTTCGCGCAGATGCAGAAGGCCATGAAGCAGATGAAGAAGAAGGGCGGAATGAAGAAGATGATGGCCCAGATGGGCGGCAAAATGGGCGATCAGGACTTTCCGTTCTAGCCAAAATCCGGTATATTTCCGCGTTTTCACAAGGTCCGAAGCAGTTCCTCAGGAGTCGAGACTCTATGGTCACTATCCGTTTTGCCCGCGGGGGCGCCAAGAAGCGGCCCTTCTACCAGATCGTTGTCACCGAGCATTCCAGCCCGCGCGATGGCGACTTCATCGAGAGGCTCGGCTACTATAACCCGACCTCCAAGTCCAAGGACTACAAGCTGGACGTGGAGCGGACCAAGGTGTGGCTGGACCAGGGCGCCCAGGTCTCCGGATCCGTGAAGGGACTGCTGCGCAAGGAAGGCCTGACCACCGCGTAGGCCGGTTATGGCGCAGTCCCGAACCCCCGCGCGGCGCCCGAATGCCGAAACGGAGTGGGTAACGGTCGGCCGCATCCATGGGCTGTACGGCGTCCATGGCGGTGTCCGCCTCTATTCATACCTGGACCGGCCGGGAGATCTTCTGCGGTTCGATTATCTCTGGCTGCTGCTCGGGGAAGGTCGAGATTGCCGGAAGATTTCCGAGCGCGAGGCCAAAGGGGCGCGGCTGGTGGCCCGGATCGAAGGAGTGGACGGCCGCGAGGCGGCCCGGGAGCTTCTGGGCACGCCCCTTCAGCTGCCCCGCGAAGCCCTGGGGGAAGAAGAGCCCGGGGAATATCTCTGGGTCGATCTCCTGGGGCTCGCCGTGGAAACGCTGGACGGGGCTCCGTTGGGCGAAGTGGACAGCCTGATCGAGACGGGAGCCAACGACGTGCTGGTGGTGGCGGGCTCCGACCGGGAGCGGCTGATTCCCTTCACGGAGGAGGCGGTGCCCGAGGTGGATCCGGCCCGGGGACTGATTCGGGTGGATTGGGACCCTGATTTCTAGCCCTGCGGAGCCACGGTGCATTTCCACGTCCTGACGCTGTTCCCCGGGCTGTTCGAGGCGGCCCTTTCCTACGGGGTCCTCGGGCGGGCCCGGGAGCAGGGCCGGCTCGGCTTCGACTTCACCGATATCCGGGATTTTTCCCGGGACCGGCACCGTACGGTGGATGACCGGCCCTTCGGTGGCGGGCCCGGCATGGTCATGCAGCCGCAAGTGGTTTCCGATGCCGTCGACCACGCCCGGGCCGGTATGCCGGAGGACGCGCCCGTCATTTACCTATCGCCGCAGGGGGCGTCCCTCGATCACCGGAAGGTGGCCGAGCTGGCGGAGCTTCCCGGCCTTACCCTGCTCTGTGGGCGATATGAGGGAATCGACGAGCGCGCCCTGGAAGGCCGGGTTGACCAGGAGCTTTCCGTGGGCGACTACGTGCTCTCGGGCGGCGAGTTCGCGGCGCTGGTGGTGATCGACGCCGTGGCCCGATTGCAGCCCGAGGTGCTGGGGGAGCCCGCCTCCGCGGAAGAGGACAGCTTCGTGGAGGGCCTGCTGGACTGCCCGCACTATACCCGTCCGCAGCGCTTTGAGGGACGGGAGGTCCCCGAGGTGCTGCTTTCGGGAGATCATGCCCGTATCCGGCAGTGGCGGCGACAGCAGGCCCTGGGCCGGACCTGGGAGCGCCGTCCGGACCTGCTGCGGGAGCGCGGGCTTACATCCCGGGAACGGGATCTGCTGACCGAGTACATACGGGAGAACGGCGGCGATGCGCTGCTCCTCCGGGAGCTTGCAGTCCGGGAAGACTGACCGGCGCCGGCTCTCCCACCCGAATCGTTTTGGCCCGAATCCAGGAAGGGAGCAAGGACCATGTCCGACATCATCCAAGAACTTGAGCGCGAGCAGATGAAGACCGATATCCCCGATTTCGGTCCCGGGGACACCGTCCGGGTGCACACCCGGGTCGTGGAAGGGAGCCGGGAGCGGGTGCAGGCCTTCGAGGGCGTGGTCCTGGCCTACCGCAAGCGCGGCCTCCATTCCGCCATCACCGTCCGCAAGGTTTCCTACGGCGAGCCCGTGGAGCGGGTATTCCCCCTGCACTCGCCGCGTATCGAGAAGATCGAGGTGCAGCGCCGCGGCCGTGTCCGGCAGGCCAAGCTGTACTACCTGCGCGAGCGCGAGGGCAAGGCGGCCCGCATCCCGGAAAAACGCACCGCGAAGTAAGCGAGCGGGGATGTGATGAGCCTGCACCCGAAACGGGAGCTAGCCGTTCTGCGAGGCAGCCCGGCGGGAATACGGCCAGGAAACGCGGAGGCGATCCCTCCGCGTTTTTTTGTGGCTGCGCTGTCGTTGTTGATACTCCTGATAGGGGGTCCGGGAAAGCTGGCCGAGGCCGCGGACCTGGAGGCGGCGGCCAGCCAGCTCGCCGCCGGTGCCGGAGGCTTGGCCCTGGACACCTTGTCCCGGGACCCCCCGGAGCCCGATACACAGACCTGGGAGCAATGGGCCCGTCTCCGGGTCCGGGCCCTGGAGCTACAGGGCCGTCGGCGGGAAGTGGTGGCGCTCGCCGGAGCGATTCCGGACGCGGCTTCGGAGGCATACCGGCAATGGGTAGGGCATCGGGCCGCCGAGGCGGAGCTGGATCTGGGCAGGCCTGCCGAAGCCCGGAAGCGCCTGGTGCGTCTGATCGCCGGCTACCCCGCGGCCGAGGCGCTTCGATCCTGGCTGCGCCTTGTTTACCGGAGCTATGCGGAGGCGGGGCACTGGCAGGACGCCATGCTGGCGGTTCGGCGGTATCGACGCGGCCGGGAAAAGGGTGCGTTCGAAGCTTCCGAGCAGGTGGAGCAGGCACGGATCTTCTTGCGGGGCGGCGCGAGGGAAACCGCCTTGAGCATTCTCGGCGAATCCGCGGAGAGTGCTGAAGCGCGTCAGCTCCGCATCCGCATCCTCGGGGAGCTGGGCCGGCGCCGGCAGGCTTACGAGGAGGCCCGGATCTGGGCGAAGGAGGCCCGAGGCGGCGAAGCCGCCCGGGCCTGGAGCGCCGTGGCCGGCATCGCCGCACGCAGGGGCGAGGAGCGGGCGCACCTCCAGGCGCTGGAAAAGGTCTTGGAGAGCGGCCGGGGCGTCGCGCATTCCCGGCCCGTCGAGCGAACCTGGGAGGCCTACCTGCAGCTCGGGGAATCGCTCGGCAACGAGGCGGGCCTCCTGGTGGGGGAGGACCGCAAATGGATAGAGCGCGCCCGCTCGGCGGGCGGGGTCGGAAGGCGGGCGCTCCTCGCCTCGGTATCCCTGCTGGGCCGGTCCCGGGAGGCCCGCAATCGGGCCCGGATCGGACTGGTGAAGGCCCTCGGGGCGGCCGGACTGGAACGCACGGCATTCCGGTTATTCCGGGAAGGACCCGCCTTCCAGGAAGAAGGGGCGCTGTCCCCCCTGCTGCGCGTGCATCTCGGTCGGTTGGCCCTTGCCGAGGAGCACTATGAACAGGCATTGGCCTGGATGGCCGGGATCGAGGCCCTTCCCGAGGGCGTCAAGGCGGCGCCATGGCGGTTGACCCGGGCGCGCCTCCGCATCAAGCTCGGCCGTTTCAAGGCGGGCACGGAGGACCTGCGGGCCATACTGGAGGATCCCGGCCCGCTTGAGGACGCCGGTTTCCGGGAGCATTTCCTGCAGGTGGTCTTCGACCTTCAGCAGGCGGACCACTCCCGGGCCGCCCTCGGCATATTCCGCGGCGTGTACGCGGCGGTGAAGGACCAGCAAGCCCGCCGGGAGCTGCTATTCTGGATGGGCGAGTGCCGCGAGGCGCTGGGGGACCATCGCGGGGCGGCGGCCCTGTTTCTGCGATCCGCCGCCCATCCCCCCGGCGGCATCGAGGACCGCTGGGGAAGGACGGCGCGATTCCAGGCCGCCCGCTCCCTGGAGCAGACCGACTACGCCCAGGATGCCCGGCATCTCTACCGCAAGCTTCTGGGTGCCGGCTCTGCCAGTCAGGATATGGCCGTCAGGCGGCGATTGAATCGTCTTGGGACGGGATCCATTGAACAAGCAGGAAAGCCCTGAGCGCGGGCTGATCATGCGCACGCCGGCCGGACCGCTGGCCATCCAGGGCGGACCGCGGGGGATAACCCGGGTTCGCTGGGCCTCCGACGGCATAGACGAGGACTTCCGGGAGCCGACAAGCCCGGCCCTGGAGCGTGCTCGGGCGGCCTTGCTGGCTTACTTCGCGGATCCGCGACAGCCACGCCTCGAAGTCCCCCTGGCCCCGTACCGGGCCACCTCTTTCCAGTGGCGGGTCTGGTGGGCAATGCGCCGGATCCCGCCCGGGAGCACCGTGACGTATGGGGAGCTCGCCCGCTGGCTCGGCAGCTCGCCCCGGGCGGTGGGCAACGCAGCGGGAGCCAATCCCTGGCCGCTGATCGTTCCGTGCCATAGGGTGGTGAGTCGCAATGGCCTTGGCGGGTACATGCGGGGCAGCGCCGGTGGAGAGGGGCTCCGGATCAAGCGGTGGCTCCTGGCATGGGAGGGATGGGAAGGGACCGGGGAGTATGGCTGAGCAGGACGGTCCGGCGTCGGAGCGGGGCTCGGAGCTTGTGGATAGGTTCCTGGACCGTCTGTGGCTGGAGGCCGGCCTCTCCGACAATACCCTGGCGGCGTATCGGCGGGACCTGCAGCGGTTCGGCGGGTGGCTGGGAGAGCAGGTGCCTCTGGATGACGTGGTCCGGGAGCAGGTGCTCGGCTTTCTGGCTGCCCAGATGCGCCGGGGCGCCAAGCCGCGCACCATCGCCCGCCAGCTGTCCACCTTGCGGCGATTCTTCCGGTTCCTCCTGGAGGAGGGCCGGTTGGCCGACGACCCCTGCCGGGAGGTGGAGGCCCCGCGCCTCGACGCCCGCCTTCCCGATACCCTGACGGAGTCAGAGGTGGAAGCCCTCCTGAACGCCCCCGATGCGGGGGATCCCCTGGGCATGCGGGACCGCACCATGCTGGAGGTGATGTACGCTACCGGCCTGCGGGTTTCGGAGCTGGTGGGGCTGCCGCTGGGCCAGTACCGGCAGGATGCCGGCTATGTGCTGGTGACGGGGAAGGGCGGAAAGCAGCGTCTGGTTCCCCTCGGGGAGGAGGCGCTGGGCTGGCTGGCCCGTTATCTGGAACATGCCCGGCCCGTGCTTTTGGAGGGAAGGGCCAGCGACCGGGTCTTCGTTTCCCGGCGCGGCAGTGGTCTGACCCGGCAGGCAGTCTGGTACCGCATCCGCAAGTACGCCGAGGAGCTGGGGATCGAAAAGCCGCTGTCCCCGCATACCCTTCGCCACTCCTTCGCGACGCACCTGCTGAACCACGGCATGGATCTGCGGTCTCTACAGATGTTGCTGGGCCACAGCGACCTGTCCACCACCCAGATCTACACGCATGTGGCCCGGGAGCGACTCAAGTCGCTCCATGCCAGTCACCACCCGCGCGGCTGAGCACAAAAAAGCCCCGGCGGCTGCCGGGGCGAAAAGCGCGGAATTTGGCGCTCCCAAGGGGACTCGAACCCCTGTTTTCGGCGTGAGAGGCCGACGTCCTAGACCACTAGACGATGGGAGCGTCGAAATCAAAACGAAAGTATAGTAGGAAACGTGAGGTGGTTCAAGCCTTTCCTGAATGCCGTAAGGGGAGGGCCGCTGAGATTTTACGTTTCCCCTTCGCTCGGCTACCCTTTTGACCATGACATATGTGCCCCATCCAGAAAATTCGGATGCGCCTATTGAGTCACGGATGACCCAGAGCTCTGCCGCCGATCCCCGGAGCGAGAACCATGAGGGCGGTGCCCGGATCATCTCGCGCCCGGAGCACGGAGTCTCCCGCCAGCAGATCTGCCCCAATGCGCTCAAGGTGCTCTACCGTTTGCACAGCCAGGGCTATGGCGCCTACTTGGTGGGCGGCAGCGTCCGGGATCTCCTCCTGGGCCGGGAGCCCAAGGATTTCGACATCGCCACCGACGCCCGCCCCGAGGAGGTGGCGGAAGTGTTCCGGAACTGTCGGCTAATCGGACGGCGCTTCCGGCTCGCCCATGTACACTTCAAGGGCGATATCGTCGAGGTGGCGACCTTCCGCGGTTCGGGAACCGACCCCGACGGCCAGGACAAGGTCCGGACCGAGGACGGCCTTATCCTCCGCGACAACGTCTACGGGACCCTGGAAGAGGATGTGTTCCGCCGCGATTTCACGGTGAACGCCCTCTACTACAACATCGCCGATTTCTCCGTGGTGGACTACGTGGGTGGCCTGGAGGATCTGCGTGCCGGTCGGATGCGCCTCATCGGGGATCCGGAGACGCGCTACTGCGAGGACCCGGTCCGCATGCTGCGGGCGGTGCGCTTCGCGGCCAAGCTTGGCTTCTTCATCGATGCCGGTACGGCCGCGCCCATCACCCAGCTGAGCCATCTGCTGGAGGACGTGCCGGCCGCGCGCCTGTTCGAGGAAGTCAACAAGCTCTTCCTCTCCGGGACCAGCGTTGCCGCCTACCAGCTCCTGCGCCGCTTCCGGCTCTTCGAGTGGGTCTTTCCGGAGACCGCCGCCCTCCTGGGAGAGGAAGAGAACAATTTCCCCCATACCTTCCTGACCCAGGTTTTCGAGGATACGGACCGGCGGGTCCGGGAAGACCTGCCGGTAACCCCCGCTTTTTTGTTCGCCGCTCTCCTTTGGCATCCGCTGGAACGGGAGCGGCGGCTGCTGGAGGAGGAGGAGGGGTATTCGCCGGAGGATGCCCTCCAGAAGGGTACCGGCCGGGTGCTACGGAGGCAGACCCGCCAGGTGGCCCTTCCCAAGCGGTTCGCCGAGGGCGTGCGGGAGATCTGGGCCCTTCAGGGGCGCCTGGAACGCTCCCGTGGCAAGCGGGCCCTGCGGCTGCTCGGCCATCCCCGCTTCCGGGCCGGCTTCGATTTTCTGGCTCTGCGCGGCCGCTCCGGCGAGGCCGATCCGGAGCTGGTGCAGTGGTGGAAGGACCTGCTCGACGCCCCTTCTTCCAAGCGGTCCAAACTGGTAGGTATCAAGGGCGGCGGCCAGGGCCGCAGCAACGACAAGCAATCCGCCTGAATTTCCCCGCCGGGGGAGTGCCGTGAACCGCCAAACTCCGGTAGCGGTGGTCACCAGTCACCCCAATGCCGACCTCGATGCCCTGGGCTCCATGGTAGCGGCCGGCCATTTGGTGTCCGGGGCGGTTCCGGTGCTCGCCCAGGGCGCCGAACCGGCGGCGAACTGGCTGCTGCGCCACCTGGGTGACCAGGCTCCGCGGGTCCTGGACGCACGGGAGGTGGATGCCCGCGCGGTGGAAACCCTGGTGGTGGTGGATACCCGGGACCTGACACACCTGGGGCCCTTCTCCGAAATCGCCCGGGATCCCCGGCGGCGCCTGCTGGTGTACGATCATCACGGCGATGGCGCGCTCCCGGAGCACGCCGAGCTGATCGCCTCGCGGACCGGCTCCAACACCGCCGGCATGGTGGCTGCGCTGATCCGGAACGGCGTGCGTCTGACCCCGGCGGAGGCCACCGTGCTGGCGGCCGGCGTCTATGAAGACACCGGGATGCTCACCTTCGCGGGGGTGACCGACACCGATTTCGAGGCCGCCCGCTGGCTCCTGGATCAGGGGGCCGATCTCTCCCTGGTGGGGCGGCTCCTTCGCCAGGACCTTTCTCCCGCTCAGATCCATCTCCTCGATCAGCTGCTCGAGGCCGCCGAGCCGGTCAGCGGGCTCCGGCACGCCGTTCTCCTGGGCGCCGTGGCGGATCCGGGGGCGGTCCAGGATGCCGCCAACGTGGTGCAGCGGCTCATGGACAGCGTCGAGGCCGAGGCCTTTTTCGCCCTCATTCAGCAGGGGGCGCGGGTATTCGTCATCGCCCGAGCCCATCCGGGTGGCCCGGATGTGGGCCAGATTCTCGGGGAGCTGGGGGGAGGCGGCCACGGCCATGCCGCATCCGCCTCCCTGCCGGGTGTGCCCCTGGCGGAGGTCCGGGAGCAACTGGTGGAGGTGCTGACCCGGTTCCATGGACACCCGCAGACCGTGGGGGCCCTTGCCACCCGGCAGGTGCATTCGCTCCAGGGAGACCGGACCGTGACCGAGGCAGCGGAGCGCCTCGGCCGCTACCCTCTGGCCCGGATGCCGGTGGTGGATGATAACGGGCGTCCGATGGGCTGGGTGGATCAGACCATGCTTGCCCGGGCCCGGGCACACGGACTGGGGGAACAGCCCCTGGCGGAATACGTGGCGCCCCTGCCGGCCCTCGATCCCGATGAATCGATCCATGCCGCCGAGGGATGGATCCTCGACCGCGATTATCCGCTGGTGGCCGTGGTGGAGGAGGGCCGATTGGCGGGGATCCTGACGCGCTCGGACCTGATCCGCAATTGGCGGGAGGAGAGTCCGGAGCTTCCCGATCCGCTTCCGGCCGGGGAGCATGCCGGCAGCCGGCGCAACCTTTCCGGCCGAATGCGGGAAATGCTGCCGCGGGATGCAGTGACCGCCCTGGAGCGCCTCGGCGGGCTGGCCGCGGAGGCGGGGGAGCGGGCCTTTCTGGTGGGCGGTCTGGTACGGGATATCATACTGCACCGGCGCAACACCGATGTGGATGTGGTGGTGGAAGGCGCCGCCATCGATCTGGGCAACCGGTTCGCCCGGGAATACGGCTGGCACCTGCACGCCCACCAGCGGTTCGGGACCGCCGTGCTCCTCGGCCCGGAAGGGGAGCGCATCGACCTGGCCACCTCGCGCATCGAGCATTACCCCTACCCCGCGGCGCTGCCGGAGGTGGAGGCTGGCTCCATCAAGGCGGATCTGTTCCGCCGGGATTTCACCATTAACGCGCTCGCCGTGGAATTGGACGGGACGCGGTTCGGCCGGCTCCTGGACCTGTTCGGGGGGCTACAGGACATCCGCCAGGGAACGATCCGCGTGCTGCACAGCCTCTCCTTCGTGGAGGATCCCACCCGCATCCTGCGGGCCGCCCGCTTCGAGGCGGAGCTGGCGTTCCAGATCGACGCCCAGAGCCTGCGGCTGATCCGCAATGCGGTGGACCTTGAGCTGCCGGCCCGTCTTTCCGGGCACCGGTTGTTCCGGGAGCTGCGCTATCTTCTCGAGGCGGGGGGCGCAGTTGAAGGGGTCCGGCGGCTGGCTGGGCTCGGCATGCTCCGCTTCGTCCATCCCGCGTTGGAGGCTGAACGCGATGGGGCGGTGGAACGGGTGGAAGCGGGCCGGGACGTGCTGGATTGGTACCGGTTGCTTTTCCGGGAGGAAGCCCCCGTGCGCTGGAAGGTATTGCTTACCCTCCTGCTCTGGAAGCTCCCGCCCGAGGAGCTCGGGGATGCCCTGACGGGGTTCGAGGTGCGGTCGCGGGATGCCCATCGGATAACGGGGGACCGCAGGCGTGCCGACCGTTTCGAGCAAGCGGTCATCGGCGGCGCGGTGCGCGGCGAGGATCCGGCGGGGGTCTTCGAGCACCTGGAGCGGATTTCCCTGGAAATCGTGCTGGCCTTGATGGCGGTTACCGGACACGCCGGCGTCCGGGAGGCCATCAGCCATTACATCCAGCATTTGCGGGGGATACGAGGTGCCTTGAGCGGATCGGACCTCATCGAGCTGGGGGTGCCCCAGGGGCCGGAAGTGGGGCGCTGGCTGGAGCGTCTCGTGCGGGCCCGGGTTCGCGGGGAAGTGAACAGCGCCGAAGAGGAGCGGGAATTGGTGGTACGCACGGAAGGGCCGGTAAATGAGTGAGATATTCGTGGGACTCGGCAGCAATCAGGGGGATTCCCGGACCATCCTGCAGCAGGGACTGGCGCGCCTGGCGGAGGTGGTGCCGGGGAAATTGGCCCGCGTGAGCGGACTTTACCGGACGGGGCCCGTGGGCTACACTCAGCAGCCGGATTTTCTCAACGCCGTGGCCCTGTTCCACGGGGAGCCGCTGCCCGAGCAATGGCTGCAGCGGCTTTTGGACGTTGAAGCCGAGCTCGGCCGCCGCCGGGACGGGCCGAGATGGGGTCCGCGCAGTCTGGACCTGGACCTGTTGGCGGTGGATGACCGAACCTTGGAAACCGCCCATCTACTCCTCCCCCATCCTCGACTTAGCGAGCGCCGTTTCGTTCTGGTCCCCTGGGCAGAGATCGCTCCCGATTTCCGGCTTCCGGACGGTGAGCGCATCCGCGACCTGGAGCGGGCCTGCCCCGACGAGGGGCGCGTGGAGCTGGTAGAAGGGTCCGAATGGGCCGCAATTAGCCCGGAGAATGATCAAGCAT from Thiohalorhabdus sp. Cl-TMA includes the following:
- a CDS encoding HlyC/CorC family transporter — its product is MNTSLGTLFVLLGILLALSGFFSGSETAMMALNKYRLRHRADQGHRGARIASKLLERPDRLIGVILLGNNFVNIAAASVSSIIALRLMGEAGLFLSTIILTVVVLIFSELAPKTMAATYPERLAFVAAPVLRPLLLVLYPLVVAINAIANTLLRALRLTQGPVRTSLSEEELRTVIVEESALLPARRQRMLLNIFELSRVTVADVMVPRTEMTIINIDADWGDILAQFRASPHTRFPVYRRDPDHIVGVIHGKDLLKLEDMETGEPSRETISALVREPYFIPDTTPLQEQLIQFQRRRQHMGLVVDEYGDVVGLVTLEDILEEIVGEIQDEHDLPMRGIRPQKDGSLLVDAQIEVRDLNRQLGWDLTTGGPRTLAGLIIEELESIPNDNTSLKVGGHPMEVVKTRSQTITVVRVYPDDTQRGWVG
- a CDS encoding cytochrome C assembly family protein, translating into MSTAVIFWLQILSALLYGGAAAQEWTTIRRRGEHSLAPALWLGGSALVLHSVGVAAEVLAGDHLNLDLSYALSLFTWLVVLQFLLAILFLKVELLGLILFPLAAVVLLVEAFAPTGTALRIEVDQPALLGHLVLSLLAYGTLTMAAVQAGLLGCQEGHLRRKRMGLMSRILPPMQPMERLLFHLLRIGFGLLTLVVLSGAVFSEQIFGQPFTFDHKTVLSLIAWAVFGLLLWGHNHYGWRGRTAVRWTLSGYGLLILAYFGVRFILELRA
- the ffh gene encoding signal recognition particle protein, coding for MFENLSDRLQGVFKDLKGQGKLTENNISDALRQVRIALLEADVSLPVAKAFIDRVRERAVGQEVLNSLTPGQAVVGVVKEELEHLLGDENDSLNLAVRPPAVVLMAGLQGSGKTTTVAKLARFLREREKKSVVVTSADIYRPAAIDQLETLSGEVGAAFVPSQSTEDPKVIAERALEEARIRSADVVIVDTAGRLHIDEDLMEEIQGLQQTLEPAETLLVADAMTGQDAVQTAEAFNDALDLTGVVLTKTDGDARGGAALSIRHVTGKPIKFLGVGEKTEALEPFHPDRLASRILGMGDVLSLVEEAQRTADQDQAEKLEKQLKSGKGMSLADFQDQLQQIKRMGGLGSILDKLPGGEKLAGGMAGFDESQITRMDAIINSMTPWERRHSDAIKASRKRRIASGSGTSVQEVNRLLKQFAQMQKAMKQMKKKGGMKKMMAQMGGKMGDQDFPF
- the rpsP gene encoding 30S ribosomal protein S16; the encoded protein is MVTIRFARGGAKKRPFYQIVVTEHSSPRDGDFIERLGYYNPTSKSKDYKLDVERTKVWLDQGAQVSGSVKGLLRKEGLTTA
- the rimM gene encoding ribosome maturation factor RimM (Essential for efficient processing of 16S rRNA) is translated as MAQSRTPARRPNAETEWVTVGRIHGLYGVHGGVRLYSYLDRPGDLLRFDYLWLLLGEGRDCRKISEREAKGARLVARIEGVDGREAARELLGTPLQLPREALGEEEPGEYLWVDLLGLAVETLDGAPLGEVDSLIETGANDVLVVAGSDRERLIPFTEEAVPEVDPARGLIRVDWDPDF
- the trmD gene encoding tRNA (guanosine(37)-N1)-methyltransferase TrmD encodes the protein MHFHVLTLFPGLFEAALSYGVLGRAREQGRLGFDFTDIRDFSRDRHRTVDDRPFGGGPGMVMQPQVVSDAVDHARAGMPEDAPVIYLSPQGASLDHRKVAELAELPGLTLLCGRYEGIDERALEGRVDQELSVGDYVLSGGEFAALVVIDAVARLQPEVLGEPASAEEDSFVEGLLDCPHYTRPQRFEGREVPEVLLSGDHARIRQWRRQQALGRTWERRPDLLRERGLTSRERDLLTEYIRENGGDALLLRELAVRED
- the rplS gene encoding 50S ribosomal protein L19 codes for the protein MSDIIQELEREQMKTDIPDFGPGDTVRVHTRVVEGSRERVQAFEGVVLAYRKRGLHSAITVRKVSYGEPVERVFPLHSPRIEKIEVQRRGRVRQAKLYYLREREGKAARIPEKRTAK
- a CDS encoding methylated-DNA--[protein]-cysteine S-methyltransferase — encoded protein: MNKQESPERGLIMRTPAGPLAIQGGPRGITRVRWASDGIDEDFREPTSPALERARAALLAYFADPRQPRLEVPLAPYRATSFQWRVWWAMRRIPPGSTVTYGELARWLGSSPRAVGNAAGANPWPLIVPCHRVVSRNGLGGYMRGSAGGEGLRIKRWLLAWEGWEGTGEYG